A genome region from Spirochaetales bacterium includes the following:
- a CDS encoding nucleotidyl transferase AbiEii/AbiGii toxin family protein, which yields MNHDDIKKLILKAIYSNEELYDQLVLKGGNALSLVYNVGNRNSLDLDFSIENDFDDMKKVASYILGALTSSFEKYGIIIFDFNFTRKPQKTHVDWWGGYRAEFKLITKSLALNLDNKIDRMRRQSMLVDIGSQRRRYTIEISKYEYIDEKSKKKIDEVEIYVYSPLLLAVEKLRALFQQHPDYPHISENTKRSRGRDLYDIWAICDYFSIKLEMYLSTVEEVFKAKKVDLSLLNKLEDVKELHRASWEDVGSSVAGDIRPYEYYFEFVNASALHLYAKWVKDTP from the coding sequence ATGAACCATGATGATATAAAAAAATTAATACTAAAAGCCATTTATTCAAATGAAGAGTTGTATGATCAATTGGTATTAAAAGGCGGAAATGCACTTTCACTTGTTTATAATGTTGGAAATAGAAATTCGCTTGATTTGGATTTCTCTATTGAAAATGATTTCGATGATATGAAGAAGGTTGCAAGTTATATTCTTGGGGCTTTGACGTCATCATTTGAAAAATACGGAATTATTATATTTGATTTTAACTTTACCCGAAAACCACAAAAAACCCATGTTGATTGGTGGGGAGGTTACAGGGCCGAATTCAAGCTTATTACAAAATCTTTGGCTTTGAATTTGGATAATAAAATCGATAGGATGAGAAGGCAATCAATGCTCGTAGATATAGGTTCACAAAGACGCAGATACACGATAGAGATAAGCAAATATGAATATATTGATGAAAAAAGTAAGAAAAAAATAGATGAAGTTGAAATTTATGTTTATTCTCCCCTCTTGTTGGCTGTAGAAAAACTTCGTGCCCTTTTTCAGCAACATCCGGATTATCCTCACATATCAGAAAATACAAAAAGGAGCAGGGGCCGGGACTTATACGATATTTGGGCGATTTGTGACTATTTTTCAATTAAACTCGAAATGTATTTATCTACAGTGGAAGAAGTATTCAAGGCAAAAAAAGTCGATCTTTCTTTATTGAACAAATTAGAAGATGTGAAAGAACTTCACAGGGCTTCTTGGGAAGATGTCGGATCGTCTGTCGCCGGCGATATTAGACCATATGAATATTATTTTGAGTTTGTTAATGCGTCCGCTCTACATCTATATGCCAAGTGGGTAAAAGACACGCCATGA
- a CDS encoding ImmA/IrrE family metallo-endopeptidase, which yields MHSTSGIHVDKKTFFRNNKSTDGLDMVKIEANRFAAELLMPRNYIDEYMYHFVDFIDSDTDTIDELARRCDVSKTAMSIRLQTIKNNTASI from the coding sequence ATGCACTCCACGAGTGGTATCCATGTCGATAAAAAAACGTTTTTCCGCAACAACAAATCCACAGATGGTCTGGACATGGTGAAGATAGAGGCGAACAGGTTCGCGGCAGAATTGCTCATGCCGCGAAACTACATCGATGAGTATATGTACCATTTCGTGGATTTTATAGATTCTGATACTGATACTATAGACGAATTGGCTCGCAGGTGCGACGTGAGTAAAACGGCGATGAGTATTCGCTTGCAGACCATAAAAAACAATACGGCCAGTATCTAA